A DNA window from Ctenopharyngodon idella isolate HZGC_01 chromosome 10, HZGC01, whole genome shotgun sequence contains the following coding sequences:
- the yjefn3 gene encoding yjeF N-terminal domain-containing 3: MNHSSNEKEPETIEPLRYLSKAEVATVETELLKDYRFGQQQLIEIWGHACAIAVTKAFPLSSLSKKQPTLLVVCGPEQNGSIGLVCARHLRIFEYEPTIFYPKRSPQSLHQDFTVQCEKMDIPFLSYLPTEVQLLNDAYNLVIDAILGPETDLKEVKEPYAGMLVTLKQVKIPIVSVDVPSGWDVDEPAKDGINPEVLISLTAPKKCATGFSGKHFLAGRFLPYDIQKKYELNLPEFSGTECVIEL; this comes from the exons TAAAGCAGAGGTGGCGACTGTTGAGACTGAGCTCCTGAAGGACTATCGCTTTGGGCAGCAGCAGCTGATTGAAATATGGGGCCATGCGTGCGCTATTGCCGTCACCAAG GCTTTTCCTTTGAGCTCTTTGAGTAAAAAGCAGCCCACCCTGCTGGTTGTTTGTGGTCCTGAGCAGAACGGCTCTATCGGTCTGGTGTGTGCCCGCCATCTGCGTATATTT GAATATGAGCCCACCATTTTCTATCCCAAGCGTTCTCCTCAGAGTTTGCATCAGGACTTCACCGTTCAGTGCGAGAAAATGGACATCCCTTTCCTGTCCTATCTTCCGACGGAG GTCCAGCTGTTAAATGATGCCTACAATCTGGTGATCGATGCCATCCTGGGACCAGAAACCGACCTTAAAGAGGTGAAGGAGCCCTATGCTGGGATGCTGGTGACTCTCAAACAGGTCAAAATACCCATCGTCAGTGTGGACGTGCCCTCAG GTTGGGATGTTGATGAACCCGCCAAAGATGGGATAAATCCAGAAGTTCTCATTTCTCTGACAGCTCCCAAAAAGTGTGCAACAGGATTCTCGGGAAAACATTTTCTGGCGGGACGATTCCTGCCTTATGACATTCAGAAAAAATACGAACTTAATCTGCCAGAATTCTCTGGCACGGAATGTGTTATAGAACTGTAG